GAGCTAGAAAACCGTGTGTATGGACTCGTATTCATGATTCCTGCAATAGCAATGATAGCTGCAGGTTTCTCTGAGATTTCTATATCGCCACCAGAGAATGGAACTTCTCTCCCAAACATGTTCCATTGAAATCTTCCAAAACGCATCAACTTGGAATCATCATTGAATCGAGCTCCTCTTCCTGTTCCAGTAAATACACCAAGCCAATAATCAAAATTTGCGGAACCGCCTCCATCTAAGTTACCGTAAATTGAAACCCCTTGCTGTCGATCTACTGTGAAAAATCTATTCAAGAGAGATCGATCCACCAACTGTTGATTACCACTACTGATAAAACGTTCTCTAGTGTACTCTACTTTCCATTGACCCGCTTTGAATTTTAACCAAGGATATTTCTCAAGCATGATACGAAAGTCCAATAAAATACTTTGGCCCATTTCATATTCGAAATAATACTTCATCCATTTCTGGTAAGCATGACCACCAACTTTCAATCTAGCCCTGTTAATCTTAAATAATTTCACATCTTGGTTGTTGAAATCATTAAAGGTAATGGGGTCCTGATCATCTGGGACTGCAAATCTAAACTGAAGCCTACTAGCTAATTGGAGTTCAAACTTTTCGTCAGCAGTAGAAAATACAAAACCTTTGGAGGTATGATTAATAAATTTTCTATTATCCTTAGAAACTACAGTTGTCGTATCTTTTTCTTGAGAAAATGATGGATTTCCAACAAGTAGAACAAATAGAAATAAGAAGATTTGAAATAGAGGGTGAGGTGATAATGCCCGGAAGAAACTCATTTGCAAATGATTGTTTGAAACATTCAAGGGCAAATGTCGGAAAAGCATAGAGAATATATCGAATTTCTCTATGCTTTTTTCAAAAGTTTAAATTTTGTTACCTAGATGCTTGCGGTAATCTAAATACTAAACCACCTTCCAGTCCAAACTGGTAAAGTGTACTGTAGGAAGAAAGTCCACCTCCGACTCCTCCTGTTCCAAAGTACAAGCCTCCACCAATTGCCTGGGTTGCTGAAAACAAAGAAGCTTGAACTCTAAAAGCGATATTTTCAGCAAGCCAAAAATTGGATCCTCCTCTGACATTCCAAGAGAACTTAGTAGCTGAATTTTCATTACCGTTATCTGGATTGTAAACATTGAAAATTCCCATTCCTATACCAGCACCTGCAAAGGGTTCGACAATTTCATTGACTGGGAAATATCTTGTTCCATTCAACATGATCCAGTTTATAGCCACATCAAAGTTGGTGTTTTGAATTTGACCTCCTAAAAAACCTCCATCTTGGTAGATGGTAGGGGCATTGGTGTCTTGTCTCAAATACTGAATTTCAATAGCGCCTCTATTAGGGATATGGTATTCAATTCCTCCACCCCAACGAAGACCATCTTGAATTTGTCCTTCATAATAAGAAGAGCTGGAATAATAGGAGTCTACTTTATCTTTAAAGATATAACCAGCGTAGGTATTGAGACGTAATTCCTGAGCTGAAGCAAAAGCTGATATGGTCACGAACAATAAAAATAGGGTCAACTTTTTCATAAATAATAATTTAGGTGCTTTTCTGAAACGATGTGTTAATTTTAGTTTAAAATCTTGTAATTCTAAAATTTGTATTTGATTTTATTAATATTTTTTGATTTACTTGAGATATAACGATACCTAGATAAAATCTATATTAAAATTTCTTGGCGAAATTTTAGTTAGTTTAATATTCTAATTTCGACTTTCCGATCATTTTTAACAGAACCTTTGGTGCTTCCTCTAATGATGAGTCCTCCATTATTCTTTAATATCCTGTCTTCAGATATTTGAAATTTGGAGGTTAAAATTTCAGTAACAGATTCAACCCGTTTTTCTGTAATTTTTAAATTATAAGAGATTGAGCCTGTGTTATCAGCAAAACCAATCAGTTCTACTTTTACCTCAGGA
Above is a window of Algoriphagus machipongonensis DNA encoding:
- a CDS encoding porin, which produces MSFFRALSPHPLFQIFLFLFVLLVGNPSFSQEKDTTTVVSKDNRKFINHTSKGFVFSTADEKFELQLASRLQFRFAVPDDQDPITFNDFNNQDVKLFKINRARLKVGGHAYQKWMKYYFEYEMGQSILLDFRIMLEKYPWLKFKAGQWKVEYTRERFISSGNQQLVDRSLLNRFFTVDRQQGVSIYGNLDGGGSANFDYWLGVFTGTGRGARFNDDSKLMRFGRFQWNMFGREVPFSGGDIEISEKPAAIIAIAGIMNTSPYTRFSSSGGGNLEGYEGTNDGQYSVKQYNIESAFIYKGFSFSSEFHRKNIVDNFEDSGSTTLGGYYLTAGYFPYQVFDFWPRPLEIAMRYAEIRPDLSISLNKQKELALAFNWFFVGHKNKLTTEITKFTFEDTSLPQSDELRFRLQYDVSF
- a CDS encoding outer membrane beta-barrel protein → MKKLTLFLLFVTISAFASAQELRLNTYAGYIFKDKVDSYYSSSSYYEGQIQDGLRWGGGIEYHIPNRGAIEIQYLRQDTNAPTIYQDGGFLGGQIQNTNFDVAINWIMLNGTRYFPVNEIVEPFAGAGIGMGIFNVYNPDNGNENSATKFSWNVRGGSNFWLAENIAFRVQASLFSATQAIGGGLYFGTGGVGGGLSSYSTLYQFGLEGGLVFRLPQASR